The Brassica napus cultivar Da-Ae unplaced genomic scaffold, Da-Ae ScsIHWf_1299;HRSCAF=1855, whole genome shotgun sequence genome has a segment encoding these proteins:
- the LOC125596825 gene encoding uncharacterized protein LOC125596825: protein MSEERRDGKQPEGSGEPAVQQINLNQVQFEAMMAEITRRMQNTYNLAQQANENLPGVNAGQERDAVAAGAQRARIGPIRGPRVEIGGRGVYGEHYQEDSTDESDDGSQASQHGRNYNRRRPATDNLGNLKLRIPPFHGKNDPDAYLEWEKKIELVFNCQQLTEERKVRLAATEFCGYAISWWDQIATTRRRNGEPQVASWFEMKTVMKKRFVPNHYGRDLHQKLRRLSQGSKSVEDYHQEMETLMLKADLEGVEATMARFQGGLNRDIQDRLELQEYEDMDELLHKAILIKQQNKRKSSTRSSYTPTSKPAYSREDKPGDKSKGGSSSVETKRDDKGKGVATSTKTRNIKCFKCHGFGHYANECTNKKVMTILANGEVISEEEDAGQESDEEGVEYPVRGELLVTRRLLNAQPKAKEDEQRENLFHTRCLVQEKVCSLIIDGGSCTNVASAELVEKLGLQVFKHPKPYLLQWINDEGGLKITKQVKVLLSVGKYQDEITCDVAPLVNTFVF, encoded by the coding sequence ATGAGTGAAGAGAGACGAGATGGAAAGCAACCAGAGGGTTCAGGAGAACCGGCTGTCCAGCAAATCAACCTCAACCAAGTTCAATTTGAGGCTATGATGGCTGAGATAACCAGAAGAATGCAAAATACTTACAACCTTGCACAACAAGCTAATGAAAACTTACCTGGTGTTAATGCAGGGCAAGAGAGGGATGCGGTTGCTGCTGGAGCTCAGAGAGCACGCATTGGACCTATAAGAGGGCCACGAGTTGAGATTGGGGGTCGTGGGGTTTATGGAGAACATTATCAAGAAGATTCAACTGATGAAAGTGATGATGGATCTCAGGCTAGTCAGCATGGTAGAAACTACAACCGTAGGCGACCAGCTACTGATAACCTAGGCAATCTCAAGCTTAGAATCCCTCCATTCCATGGGAAGAATGATCCTGATGCTTACttagagtgggagaagaagattgaactGGTTTTCAATTGCCAGCAGCTCACCGAGGAGAGAAAAGTGAGACTAGCAGCTACTGAATTCTGTGGATATGCTATtagctggtgggatcagattGCTACTACCAGGAGACGCAATGGAGAGCCTCAAGTAGCTTCCTGGTTTGAGATGAAAActgtgatgaagaagagatttgTTCCTAATCACTATGGAAGAGATCTACACCAGAAGTTGAGAAGGCTTTCTCAAGGGTCTAAGAGTGTagaggactatcaccaggagatggaaACACTCATGTTAAAAGCTGATTTAGAAGGTgtagaagctactatggcaagATTCCAAGGAGGTCTTAACAGAGATATACAAGATAGGTTGGAGCTACAAGAATATGAGGACATGGATGAACTGCTACATAAAGCTATTTTGATTAAGCAGCAGAACAAGAGGAAGAGCTCTACCCGGTCTTCATACACTCCTACTTCAAAACCGGCCTACTCCAGGGAAGATAAGCCAGGGGATAAGTCCAAGGGTGGTTCTTCTTCAGTAGAGACCAAGAGAGatgacaagggtaaaggagtagCCACATCTACTAAGACCAGGAACATTAAGTGTTTCAAGTGTCATGGATTtggtcactatgctaatgagtgcaccaacaagaaGGTGATGACTATCTTAGCCAACGGGGAGGTGATATCTGAAGAGGAGGACGCCGGCCAAGAGTCAGATGAGGAAGGCGTGGAGTACCCTGTCCGTGGAGAGCTACTAGTCACCAGGAGACTTCTCAATGCTCAACCTAAAGCCAAAGAAGATGAGCAAAGGGAAAACTTGTTCCACACCAGATGTTTGGTTCAAGAAAAGGTTTGTAGCCTGATCATTGATGGAGGCAGCTGTACTAATGTAGCAAGTGCTGAGTTGGTGGAGAAGTTGGGTCTTCAAGTGTTTAAACATCCTAAACCATATCTCTTGCAATGGATCAATGATGAGGGTGGATTAAAgatcaccaaacaagtgaagGTCTTGCTATCAGTGGGAAAGTACCAGGATGAGATCACTTGTGATGTAGCACCCCttgtaaacacttttgtgttttag